From the genome of Bacteroides sp. MSB163, one region includes:
- a CDS encoding ABC transporter permease — translation MIQHYFKIAFRNILKYKTQSIISILGLAVGFTCFALANLWIHYEMTYDAYHEGADRMYILCKESVFGVNGYSTSMPYPASTLLKNDFPEVEAACAYTRWGQKADIKANDHKVEVHYIQADSCFMDMFNVSVLSGSMDFMYSNDKIALTEDMAMRLFGSTDVLGKEVKNYNDNTLTVCAILPDLNHSNLSFGCWGQGEYFRSWQNDWSNGSFEIIIKLRKGTDPIAFQKKLAANETKADPRDPRRVFESIRLIPLNEYHYSSINRNPSFQFYYLILFSVAGGLVILCSLFNYLSLFITRMRIRSREIELRKVCGSSIGGVFILLSVEYLYIILLSGVLGMAFVEMALPAFKKISGVSGNIYGESLLYFAGILLLSLFLLVPFTIRRSHIRNSGNKYALRKVSIAFQLAIGILVTFCIIVMMKQIYFLTNVDLGWERKDIASINLLYPDNDFETIADKIKQFSCTREVVSGHCCLLPKSSGFSHTFDNWDGKEDAAKSLDMLCLWNCEKTVPFYNLKLLEGEMVKPTETNSIMINESAVKALGMSDPIGKKLYQKDRTWTIVGIIKDFHITAPTEPVQPYTLVSGDILKGMGFSLGKGQILIKFHDGKWKELKNRIDSIFSREYPEVRYRLYNTEEEYAGYLKSEDALIKLLSFVAMVCVLIAAFGIFSLVTLSCEQRRKEIAVRKVNGATIRDILIMFVKEYMLLLVIAGVIAFPVGYVLMKRWLENYVEQTTINAWIYLVIAGGIAIIIFACIGWRVWQAARQNPAEVIKSE, via the coding sequence ATGATACAACATTATTTCAAAATAGCATTTCGCAATATACTGAAATATAAAACACAAAGTATTATCAGTATCCTTGGTCTGGCAGTAGGCTTCACCTGCTTCGCCCTTGCCAACCTGTGGATACATTACGAAATGACATATGACGCTTACCACGAAGGAGCCGACCGGATGTATATTCTTTGCAAAGAAAGTGTATTTGGAGTAAACGGTTATTCCACTTCCATGCCATACCCGGCATCGACTCTGCTGAAAAACGATTTCCCGGAAGTGGAAGCCGCATGCGCCTATACCAGATGGGGACAAAAAGCAGATATTAAGGCAAACGATCATAAGGTAGAGGTACATTATATACAGGCGGACTCATGTTTTATGGACATGTTTAATGTCTCCGTTCTATCAGGAAGCATGGATTTTATGTATTCCAATGACAAGATAGCCTTAACAGAAGATATGGCTATGCGTTTGTTTGGCTCTACGGATGTACTGGGCAAAGAAGTTAAAAACTACAATGATAACACACTAACAGTTTGCGCCATTCTCCCGGATCTCAATCACAGTAATCTGTCATTCGGTTGCTGGGGACAGGGAGAATACTTCCGCAGCTGGCAGAATGATTGGAGTAATGGAAGTTTCGAAATCATTATCAAGTTACGTAAAGGGACTGATCCGATAGCCTTTCAGAAAAAACTTGCTGCAAATGAAACGAAAGCCGATCCAAGAGATCCCCGCAGAGTGTTCGAGAGTATCCGGCTAATACCACTCAACGAGTATCATTATTCATCGATTAACAGGAACCCATCTTTCCAATTCTATTATCTGATACTATTTTCCGTAGCCGGAGGCTTGGTGATTCTTTGTTCTCTGTTCAATTATCTCTCTTTGTTCATCACTCGCATGAGGATACGTAGCCGTGAGATAGAACTGCGCAAAGTATGCGGTTCCTCCATCGGAGGGGTATTTATTCTGCTTTCTGTGGAGTACCTATACATCATATTGTTATCCGGTGTATTGGGTATGGCTTTTGTTGAGATGGCCTTGCCCGCCTTTAAGAAAATATCTGGGGTATCCGGAAATATTTATGGAGAATCACTTCTCTATTTTGCAGGAATTCTTTTATTGTCTTTATTTCTGTTAGTGCCATTCACCATCAGACGGTCCCACATCCGGAATAGCGGAAACAAGTACGCACTCCGTAAAGTAAGTATTGCATTCCAGTTGGCAATAGGGATTCTTGTCACGTTCTGCATAATAGTGATGATGAAGCAAATCTATTTCCTTACGAATGTGGATTTAGGATGGGAAAGAAAGGATATAGCTTCCATCAATCTTTTATATCCGGACAATGATTTTGAAACCATTGCTGATAAGATAAAGCAATTCTCATGTACAAGGGAGGTTGTATCCGGACATTGTTGCTTATTGCCTAAATCATCAGGCTTTTCACATACTTTCGATAATTGGGACGGAAAAGAAGATGCGGCGAAAAGTTTAGATATGCTATGTCTGTGGAATTGCGAAAAGACAGTGCCCTTCTACAATCTGAAACTGTTGGAAGGGGAGATGGTGAAGCCGACAGAAACGAATAGCATAATGATTAATGAATCGGCCGTAAAAGCGCTTGGAATGAGCGATCCGATTGGAAAGAAACTTTATCAGAAGGACAGAACATGGACCATTGTAGGCATAATTAAAGACTTCCACATCACGGCACCGACAGAACCGGTGCAACCCTATACTTTAGTCTCAGGGGATATTCTTAAGGGTATGGGATTTTCTTTAGGAAAAGGACAAATCTTAATCAAGTTTCATGATGGCAAATGGAAAGAACTGAAAAACCGGATAGACAGCATATTCAGCCGGGAGTATCCGGAAGTGAGATATAGATTATATAACACAGAAGAAGAATATGCCGGATATCTTAAGTCCGAAGACGCACTGATAAAGTTATTGAGCTTTGTTGCCATGGTTTGTGTACTTATTGCTGCTTTCGGTATATTCTCTCTTGTTACACTAAGTTGTGAACAACGGCGCAAAGAAATAGCTGTACGCAAAGTGAATGGAGCTACAATCCGGGATATTCTTATTATGTTTGTGAAAGAATATATGCTTTTGCTGGTTATTGCGGGTGTCATTGCATTCCCTGTAGGATATGTGCTGATGAAGCGTTGGCTTGAAAACTATGTAGAGCAGACCACAATTAATGCCTGGATATATTTAGTCATAGCCGGTGGCATAGCCATAATAATCTTTGCATGTATCGGCTGGCGCGTGTGGCAGGCAGCACGGCAAAATCCGGCGGAAGTGATAAAGAGTGAATAA